One bacterium genomic region harbors:
- a CDS encoding sodium:proton antiporter, with the protein MINKKFFHLIILTLVLTSFTCDINGVEKNISDTTTIVEGSALSHSEAHNLPDVFMVIPFVVLLLMIATGPLFYHHFWEKYYPLISIILGLITVLYYLIFLQDTHSLLHTAAEYLSFIALLSSLFVASGGILINVDKKATPWLNAGILLFGSVIANIIGTTGASMLLIRPFIKINKDRIKPYHIIFFIFLVSNIGGCLTPIGDPPLFLGFLRGVRFFLVITEVWYIWLPTILLITAIFVLIDSRNKSTSETEVNYSGKIEFKGMKNVFYLMIIVASVFVDPAVMSWVPKLSPLPIGIREIIMFSMVFIAYKTADEYVLKSNEFNFEPIKEVAYLFVGIFATMIPALQLISYEANVLGEKLTPGIFYWATGLLSAFLDNAPTYLNFLSAAMGKFGMDVNLPSEVLKFERLHPIYISAISVAAVFFGAMTYIGNGPNFMVKSISERSGIKMPSFFGYLIKYSFPILIPIFTIVWLVFYFGEV; encoded by the coding sequence ATGATTAATAAGAAGTTCTTCCACTTAATCATACTGACACTCGTACTCACTTCATTTACTTGTGATATTAATGGCGTTGAAAAAAACATAAGCGATACAACAACCATAGTTGAAGGTTCTGCATTGAGTCATTCGGAAGCTCATAATTTGCCCGATGTGTTTATGGTGATTCCTTTTGTAGTACTTCTGCTGATGATTGCAACCGGGCCGCTTTTCTATCATCATTTCTGGGAAAAATACTATCCGCTGATTTCTATCATTCTTGGACTAATAACAGTACTGTACTACTTAATTTTTCTGCAAGATACTCACAGTCTTCTCCACACAGCAGCTGAGTATCTTTCCTTTATAGCATTGCTTAGTTCACTATTCGTTGCATCGGGCGGAATTCTGATTAACGTAGACAAAAAAGCCACACCATGGTTAAATGCTGGTATTTTACTATTCGGTTCTGTTATCGCAAATATTATCGGAACTACCGGTGCATCGATGCTTCTTATCAGACCATTCATAAAAATCAATAAGGACAGGATAAAACCCTATCATATAATATTTTTTATTTTCCTGGTAAGTAATATTGGAGGATGTCTAACGCCCATTGGTGATCCTCCGTTGTTCCTTGGATTTCTTAGAGGTGTCAGGTTCTTTCTGGTGATTACAGAAGTATGGTATATATGGCTTCCAACAATTCTGCTGATCACAGCAATTTTTGTTCTTATTGATTCACGAAATAAATCAACTAGCGAGACTGAAGTTAATTACAGCGGTAAAATAGAATTCAAAGGGATGAAAAATGTATTCTACCTGATGATCATAGTAGCTTCTGTTTTTGTTGATCCTGCGGTAATGAGTTGGGTACCGAAACTTAGTCCTCTGCCTATAGGAATTCGCGAGATAATTATGTTTTCTATGGTTTTCATCGCATACAAAACAGCTGATGAGTACGTGCTTAAATCAAACGAATTTAATTTTGAACCAATCAAAGAAGTTGCATATTTATTTGTGGGAATATTCGCCACTATGATTCCTGCATTACAATTAATTTCATACGAAGCTAATGTTCTTGGCGAAAAATTAACTCCAGGAATATTTTATTGGGCGACTGGTTTACTATCAGCTTTTCTTGATAATGCACCGACATACTTAAACTTTCTTAGTGCTGCGATGGGTAAATTTGGAATGGATGTTAATCTACCTTCTGAAGTCTTAAAGTTTGAAAGACTGCATCCGATTTATATTTCTGCCATTTCAGTTGCAGCGGTATTTTTTGGTGCAATGACTTACATTGGCAATGGACCAAACTTTATGGTAAAATCGATTAGTGAAAGATCGGGAATCAAAATGCCAAGCTTCTTCGGTTATCTAATAAAATATTCATTCCCGATTTTAATTCCGATATTTACAATAGTTTGGTTAGTTTTTTATTTTGGCGAGGTATAA
- a CDS encoding NADH-quinone oxidoreductase subunit M, with translation MEQSLLLTYLLAVPVIGSILILFINKEKAQLIKYTGLAISLVAFVISLIIYFDFDNQTDAFQFVHKFNWITDLNISYHVGIDGLSMLLILLTTFLTPLTLISSWSSIKNKVKEFTFFMLFLELGMLGVFASLDMFLFYVFWEAMLIPMYFIIGIWGGERRIYASIKFFIYTMAGSLLMLVAIIWLVVYSAEMLGGFTTNLLDLYKTGPTIDITVQGLLFLAFALSFAIKVPLFPFHTWLPDAHVEAPTAGSVILAGVLLKMGTYGFLRFNLPLFPQAALDYAGLISVLAVIGIIYGALVAMVQTDMKKLVAYSSVSHLGFVMLGIFALNQEAVQGAVIQMINHGLSTGALFLLVGMIYERTHTRKIADYGGIAKLVPWFSFAFLFTSLSSIGLPGLNGFVGEFLILTGAFKSTVLNSWWFAIFSATGVIFAAVYLLWMYKKVVFGEVTNSNLNSLTDLNFREKLVLIPIFLFIVWIGIYPSTFLKVSEKSSEKVIEQVINPDKLTLE, from the coding sequence ATGGAACAATCATTATTATTGACATATCTTCTCGCAGTTCCGGTAATCGGTTCAATATTAATTCTTTTTATCAATAAAGAAAAAGCTCAGCTGATTAAATACACCGGACTGGCAATTTCACTCGTGGCTTTTGTAATTTCGTTAATCATTTACTTTGATTTTGATAATCAAACCGACGCATTTCAGTTTGTACATAAATTTAACTGGATAACCGATCTCAATATCAGCTATCACGTTGGAATAGATGGCTTATCCATGCTGTTAATTCTTCTGACAACTTTCCTGACTCCGCTTACACTCATTTCAAGCTGGAGCAGTATAAAAAATAAAGTAAAAGAATTTACATTCTTTATGCTTTTCCTTGAATTAGGAATGCTAGGTGTTTTTGCTTCACTTGATATGTTTTTGTTTTACGTATTCTGGGAAGCAATGCTTATTCCGATGTATTTCATTATCGGAATCTGGGGCGGTGAAAGAAGAATTTATGCTTCAATAAAGTTTTTTATTTACACTATGGCTGGCAGCTTGCTGATGCTGGTCGCTATTATCTGGCTTGTAGTTTATTCAGCAGAAATGCTCGGTGGATTTACAACAAATCTTCTTGATCTTTATAAAACTGGTCCAACTATCGATATAACAGTTCAGGGATTACTGTTCCTTGCATTTGCATTAAGCTTTGCAATTAAAGTTCCGTTGTTTCCATTTCACACCTGGTTACCCGATGCACACGTTGAAGCACCAACTGCAGGCAGTGTTATTCTTGCTGGTGTTCTGCTGAAGATGGGTACGTATGGATTTTTACGATTCAATCTTCCGCTTTTTCCTCAGGCAGCACTTGATTATGCAGGATTGATTTCTGTTCTTGCAGTGATCGGAATTATATATGGTGCGCTCGTTGCGATGGTTCAGACTGATATGAAAAAGTTGGTTGCATATTCATCAGTCTCTCATTTAGGATTTGTAATGCTTGGAATATTCGCACTGAATCAGGAAGCGGTTCAAGGGGCAGTTATTCAAATGATTAATCACGGATTATCGACAGGAGCTCTCTTCCTTTTAGTTGGAATGATTTACGAAAGAACTCACACAAGAAAAATTGCTGACTATGGTGGTATCGCAAAACTTGTTCCCTGGTTTTCATTTGCATTTTTATTTACATCACTTTCATCGATTGGATTACCGGGACTAAATGGTTTTGTTGGTGAGTTTTTAATTTTAACAGGAGCTTTCAAATCAACAGTGTTGAACAGCTGGTGGTTCGCAATCTTTTCTGCCACAGGTGTAATTTTCGCTGCGGTTTATTTGTTGTGGATGTATAAGAAAGTCGTTTTTGGTGAAGTGACTAATTCAAATTTAAATTCATTGACCGATTTAAACTTCCGTGAAAAACTTGTGCTCATTCCTATTTTCCTTTTTATTGTGTGGATTGGAATATATCCGAGCACTTTCTTAAAAGTATCTGAAAAATCTTCTGAAAAAGTCATAGAACAAGTTATTAATCCTGATAAACTAACGTTAGAATAA
- the nuoL gene encoding NADH-quinone oxidoreductase subunit L, which yields MIELIYLTVLFPLLGFLFNGLLGSKIKNEKLIGIVGSGAIGLSFIVAVGAFFETLALPVEQRLNIVTLFQWIAVGGLNISFSYQVDQLSLVMSLIVTGVGFIIHVYSIGYMHGDKSFWRFFAYLNLFIFAMMNLVLADNFLLLFLGWEGVGLCSYLLIGFWYDRKFEKSTTSAAGLKAFIVNRIGDFGFLLGMFLIYSTFGTLIFTDVFARAVSFNVPEHIFVLIAIFLFIGATGKSAQIPLLVWLPDAMAGPTPVSALIHAATMVTAGVYMVARCSIIYASAPAAMMVVAVIGVFTAFFAATIGLVQNDIKKVLAYSTVSQLGYMFLALGAGAFSAGIFHVMTHAFFKALLFLGAGSVIHSMHEQQDIRHYGGLKKYMPLTYGTFLVAAVAISGIPPLSGFFSKDEILWYSYANLGIIFWIIGVITAVMTAFYMFRLYFMTFEGNEKFDHHKVHPHESPKVMTYPLVVLAVLSAIGGFIGVPEIFSGEHGNLFHSWLAPVFKTAEIKLMDFGSHSHFEELLLMIISIVAAVSAILYARFVYLKKPEVADKTASKFKGAYNVLLNKYFLDEAYEVSIVNPIVKGSENILWKIADNKIIDGLINYLAKLIEGISGVIKKIQNGVAQSYALVMVLGILIALFWIILSY from the coding sequence ATGATTGAATTAATATATCTCACAGTTCTCTTTCCGTTACTCGGATTTCTTTTTAATGGACTCCTTGGTTCAAAGATAAAAAATGAAAAGTTGATTGGAATTGTTGGAAGCGGTGCAATTGGATTATCGTTCATTGTTGCTGTTGGTGCTTTCTTTGAAACACTTGCTCTTCCTGTCGAACAGCGATTAAATATTGTCACTTTGTTTCAGTGGATAGCTGTCGGCGGATTGAACATCAGTTTTTCCTACCAGGTTGATCAACTTTCACTTGTAATGTCTTTAATTGTAACCGGTGTTGGATTTATAATTCACGTTTACTCGATCGGTTATATGCATGGCGATAAAAGTTTTTGGAGATTCTTCGCATATCTGAATCTTTTCATCTTCGCAATGATGAATCTTGTACTCGCTGATAATTTTCTTCTTTTGTTTCTTGGATGGGAAGGTGTTGGTCTCTGTTCTTATTTACTTATTGGATTTTGGTATGACAGAAAATTTGAAAAAAGCACAACATCTGCTGCCGGATTAAAAGCATTCATTGTCAATAGGATCGGTGATTTTGGATTCCTTCTCGGAATGTTTTTAATCTATTCAACTTTTGGAACTTTGATTTTTACCGATGTATTTGCCAGAGCAGTTTCTTTCAATGTACCTGAACACATCTTTGTTCTCATCGCAATATTTTTATTTATTGGAGCTACAGGGAAATCTGCTCAGATTCCACTGCTTGTTTGGCTGCCGGATGCAATGGCTGGTCCAACTCCGGTTTCAGCATTGATCCATGCTGCAACGATGGTTACCGCCGGTGTTTACATGGTTGCGAGATGCAGTATTATTTATGCATCAGCTCCTGCAGCGATGATGGTTGTAGCTGTAATCGGTGTGTTCACAGCTTTCTTTGCTGCTACAATCGGTCTTGTTCAAAATGATATTAAAAAAGTTCTTGCATATTCAACTGTAAGTCAGCTTGGATATATGTTCCTTGCTTTGGGTGCTGGTGCGTTTTCAGCAGGAATATTTCACGTGATGACTCACGCTTTCTTTAAAGCACTTCTCTTTCTTGGTGCAGGATCAGTTATTCATTCAATGCACGAACAGCAGGATATCAGGCATTACGGCGGATTAAAAAAATATATGCCTTTGACTTATGGAACTTTTTTAGTCGCTGCTGTTGCCATTTCGGGAATTCCACCTTTATCAGGATTTTTTAGTAAAGATGAAATTCTCTGGTACTCATACGCCAATCTTGGAATTATTTTCTGGATTATCGGTGTTATTACAGCAGTGATGACTGCATTTTATATGTTCAGACTTTATTTTATGACATTCGAAGGAAACGAAAAATTCGATCATCATAAAGTTCATCCTCACGAATCTCCGAAGGTAATGACCTATCCTCTTGTTGTTCTTGCTGTTTTGTCTGCAATCGGTGGATTCATCGGAGTTCCGGAAATTTTTTCAGGTGAACACGGAAATCTTTTTCACAGCTGGTTAGCTCCTGTCTTCAAAACAGCTGAAATAAAGTTAATGGATTTTGGTAGTCACTCACATTTTGAAGAATTGCTGTTGATGATTATTTCAATTGTTGCAGCCGTGAGTGCAATTTTGTATGCACGATTTGTTTATTTGAAGAAACCGGAAGTTGCAGATAAAACTGCTTCGAAGTTCAAAGGTGCTTATAATGTCCTTTTGAACAAATATTTTCTGGACGAAGCTTATGAAGTTTCAATAGTTAATCCGATTGTGAAGGGCTCCGAGAATATTCTCTGGAAGATTGCGGATAATAAAATTATAGATGGACTTATAAACTATCTTGCGAAACTCATTGAAGGTATTTCCGGTGTAATCAAAAAAATTCAAAACGGTGTTGCTCAGTCCTATGCTCTTGTAATGGTTCTAGGAATCTTAATCGCTCTATTCTGGATAATTTTAAGCTACTAG